The segment TCCATAGCGATTCGGAAAGAAGTTAAGTTTAAGGCTGAATTACAACGTGCTTTAGATCATATGTCGACCACAAAGTTTGGATTAGAAATAGACTGTGATGCTATTCAAGATATTCCTAGTAGTGCTATGACACCTAGCGGATTTTCTGTAAATCAAACCAGACAATTTGTTCATTATTTTGGATCACAAGAGCATGTCGGTTATTTGCATATTTGTGAAGCTGCTCCAACAGTTATGAACGAAACACAAGTTGGCAAACTCATTTCACACCTTATTACCGATTTTATAAGAGCCCATGAGACCGTTTGATATTATTCCTTTTGACACTAGCTATTCAAAAGACTTTTACCGTTTAAATATCGAATGGCTACGAACCTATTTTTATGTAGAGCCTTTTGATGAGGAAGTTTTAAGCAACCCTGAAAGCTATATCATCAATAAAGGCGGATATATTTTCTTTGTAAAAAAAGACGAAGTTATTTTAGGGACGGTAGCTTTAATGCCTACCGAAACGCCTTTAGTTTTCGAATTAACAAAAATGGCTGTTTCACCCGAAGAACGTGGTCAGAATATCGGACAGCAATTACTTCAATATTGCATAGATTTTGCTAGAGAACAACAGTTCAAGTCACTCATGCTCTACTCTGCCACCAAATTAAAGAATGCCATTTATATTTATAGAAAATATGGGTTTGTAGAATTAAAACTTGAAAAAGATAGTCCATATACCCGAAGTGATATTAAAATGGAATTAAAATTATAAAGTTTGTCATGCGCTACTAAAACCAAAAAGGGGCTGATTACAGTTCGTTTTCGCTCAAAGCCTTCAGGGAATCAATTTTTCGTTTCAAAGCTTGAATTTCCTTAGACTTATCAGTTGCTTTTGGAATAGTCGTTAAAGAATCTATAGTTTCCTGGAGGTCTTCATCTGTGATTTCTTTCTGATAGTAGTAGCCTATTCCTTCACTAGCTCGCCATGCTTCGCCTAATTGCTCATACACCTCTTTATCCCACGTACTTGGATGCTTGACATCAATCCATATGACATCGCGATATTCGCTATCAATTAAAACTAAATCTGGTGTTGCAGCACCATCAAATTGTTGAGAATTCGTATCACTGATAGCTGATATAGTTCCTAAAAAGAACATGCGTTTACGTCCTGCAATATCTTTGATATAAGGTCTAAACTCTACTGGTGTATTGGCAGTCCAATCTATTTCTTTTCTTGACTCCTTGACTTTTAGAGGCATTGCCGAAACACCTGCATAACCTTGTTTTTTAGTTGCATGATCATAGTAATATAGCTTATCCATTCCATCAGCAGGAACAAACACACTGTAGCTCAAACTTGTACGCTCATCGCCTACAGGTTCTAATCCGAACCAGTGATACAATCCACTATAAGCATCGCTTTCTGAACCCGCAAAATCAAAATCGGTAACAAATGGTTGCTGGTTTTGATCTTTTGGCATGTCAGGAATTTTAACAGCTGTTTCCATATTCCATGGCAGTGGATCACTAAAGCCTCCCAGAAACTTTAAAGACTCTGCTTGAAGTCTTGATACTTTTTCAGACAAAGTATTTTGTTTATTCAAATATGGGAAATCTTTCATTTCATCAGGCCCAATAAAGGTACCTTTACCAATAGCAATGCGCTCTAAATAATCATTAAAGTCGTGTTCTCCATTCTCTATTACCATCACGCCTCCGAAACTAGGGTAAGGAAAGAAAAAGCCCTTCCATTTAATTAAACTTACCACTTGTACCCAAGCTCCTGCATCATTTTTCATGTAAAAAGTATCACTCGGCTCGTAATTTAATAACATCCAAGGATTGAATCGCTGCACAACCGCGTTGTACGTGTTACGGCTAAACTTTAAAGATTCTCCAATAGAAAATGTTACTGGTATTCGATTTTCCGCAGAAAACCTTGGAAATGGTGTTGTACTAGATACAGAAAACACCTCTTCTGTATTATCACTAATACGCTGCATAATATATTTCTCACTTGGCTGAATAGCCATAGTCCATTTGTTTTGGTCATCCACGCGAACCAAATGAGGTAAAGAGACATCTTTTGTTTCACCAACACTTTCATTTGCCATCGAAAAGATATTTCTCAAGGGCTGAATCCGCTCATTTTGCGTAAGCGGTAATTCGTTGATTTCAACTTTATTTAGGTTATTAAAGACATTATAGGTTTTCATATAATCATAAAGTCCAAGATGCCATCCTAAGACATATAGCAGACCGAAAAAAACAATCAACAAACCAAGAATACCGAGACGTTTTCCTGTACTAGCTTGATTTCTGAATTTTCTTAAACCAAAAAACAATACAACTAAACTCAATAGTATAATAAAGATGTATTTTCGAAAAAACAGTAAAACAGGTTGATAATCATCGCGCAATACAAACAATGCTATGAGTAAGAGTATCACAAGAAAAACAACGATGCGTTTTTGCTTTTTTCCTTTGTTCCAGTAAGATCTAATCATTAGTTATATGTTGTTGTTTTGCGCTACCACGCCGAATCAATTTATATGTATTGGATGCCACATCAACTGTGGAATAACCGTCGAATATTACATTAAACCTTTATCTTTCAAACGATCTCTTGCAGATTTCTCTTCAGATTTAGATTTAGACTCTATTTTGGGGTCCTCTTGAGTTTCCTGAACAGTTTTATTGTCCTTGTTTTTTAAATCGTCGATAAAGTCCTTTCCTTTTTCTACTGCATGTTCGATCTTCTCTTCTATGGAATCACTTTGTTCTTCAATGACTTTACTCGACTTGATCACAAAATTAGCCACATAGGTTCCTACTATAGTTCCTAGTATGGTTGATGAAAAGGCTGACAAGCCATTATAACTCCCGAAAATTTCGAATGGTGTTAAAAACTGCACTAATACTGCAACAATTAAGAATAATGACACCACAAAAATCAATCGAGGAATAAAAGTTTGCTGATAAATGAACCCTTTTTTACTATCTGGAGTCATTTGTAATTCTTTACTATTGACCATTTTATTGACAAATCGATAAGCGCCATTACCATTAGATTCTCTCCAGTAAAGAAAGATCCCAAAAAGTATCGAAGCTATAAATATGATTAATTCTAGTCCCATGAGTATTGTGTTAATTAGACGCTTTATAAAGTTAGTCTAAATTTCTTAAATATTGTTACTAATCGTCTCTATGACCCAGTCTTGAAATGAGTCGCTCCACGTATCATACTGCTTATAAAACTCCTGTTT is part of the Formosa sp. Hel1_31_208 genome and harbors:
- a CDS encoding DUF4199 domain-containing protein, which encodes MIRSYWNKGKKQKRIVVFLVILLLIALFVLRDDYQPVLLFFRKYIFIILLSLVVLFFGLRKFRNQASTGKRLGILGLLIVFFGLLYVLGWHLGLYDYMKTYNVFNNLNKVEINELPLTQNERIQPLRNIFSMANESVGETKDVSLPHLVRVDDQNKWTMAIQPSEKYIMQRISDNTEEVFSVSSTTPFPRFSAENRIPVTFSIGESLKFSRNTYNAVVQRFNPWMLLNYEPSDTFYMKNDAGAWVQVVSLIKWKGFFFPYPSFGGVMVIENGEHDFNDYLERIAIGKGTFIGPDEMKDFPYLNKQNTLSEKVSRLQAESLKFLGGFSDPLPWNMETAVKIPDMPKDQNQQPFVTDFDFAGSESDAYSGLYHWFGLEPVGDERTSLSYSVFVPADGMDKLYYYDHATKKQGYAGVSAMPLKVKESRKEIDWTANTPVEFRPYIKDIAGRKRMFFLGTISAISDTNSQQFDGAATPDLVLIDSEYRDVIWIDVKHPSTWDKEVYEQLGEAWRASEGIGYYYQKEITDEDLQETIDSLTTIPKATDKSKEIQALKRKIDSLKALSENEL
- a CDS encoding GNAT family N-acetyltransferase, which translates into the protein MRPFDIIPFDTSYSKDFYRLNIEWLRTYFYVEPFDEEVLSNPESYIINKGGYIFFVKKDEVILGTVALMPTETPLVFELTKMAVSPEERGQNIGQQLLQYCIDFAREQQFKSLMLYSATKLKNAIYIYRKYGFVELKLEKDSPYTRSDIKMELKL